A genomic stretch from Deltaproteobacteria bacterium HGW-Deltaproteobacteria-18 includes:
- a CDS encoding flagellar synthesis regulator FleN: MTEANTTLSISVASGKGGVGKTNLALNLCFALHELGNSIVLLDADLGLANLDVLLGISPEKNLQDLLGDTSAENVVIPLAGDGFVLLPSASGVAELVEMDEDVQGLLLDKLDALFRRYDFLILDLGAGISPTVLSFAAMPQERIVVITPEPTSLTDSYALIKVLCTQRQIRNFQIIVNMAESQKEAKNAFNRLAQACEHFLSLPISLLGVVHRDPMVTESVRHQVPLLKFAPTCQAAQDIREIAQKIMDRRIRLKDLISRSPILKPLI, translated from the coding sequence ATGACCGAAGCCAACACGACACTCAGCATCTCCGTCGCCAGCGGCAAAGGCGGCGTGGGCAAGACCAATCTCGCCCTGAATCTCTGTTTTGCCCTGCATGAACTCGGCAACAGCATCGTCCTGCTGGACGCCGATCTGGGGCTGGCCAACCTGGACGTGCTCCTTGGCATTTCCCCGGAAAAAAACCTGCAGGACCTGCTTGGTGACACCTCGGCCGAAAACGTTGTCATTCCCCTGGCGGGAGACGGCTTCGTCCTGCTCCCATCGGCCTCCGGCGTGGCCGAACTGGTGGAAATGGACGAGGACGTGCAAGGCCTGCTGCTGGACAAACTGGACGCCCTGTTCCGGCGCTACGATTTCCTGATCCTCGATCTGGGCGCCGGCATCAGCCCGACAGTGCTCTCGTTTGCGGCCATGCCCCAGGAACGGATCGTGGTCATCACCCCCGAGCCCACTTCCCTGACCGACAGCTATGCCCTGATCAAGGTGCTCTGCACCCAGCGTCAGATCAGGAATTTCCAGATCATCGTGAACATGGCCGAATCGCAAAAAGAGGCCAAAAACGCCTTCAACCGCCTGGCCCAGGCCTGCGAGCATTTCCTGAGCCTGCCCATCAGCCTGCTCGGCGTGGTCCACCGCGACCCCATGGTCACGGAATCCGTCCGCCATCAGGTTCCGCTCCTGAAATTTGCCCCAACCTGCCAGGCGGCGCAGGACATTCGCGAAATCGCCCAAAAAATCATGGACCGCCGCATCAGATTGAAAGATCTCATCTCCCGCAGCCCGATCCTGAAACCCCTGATCTAA
- a CDS encoding bifunctional pyr operon transcriptional regulator/uracil phosphoribosyltransferase PyrR, whose amino-acid sequence MHRSKEIMAARDVERTLDRLACQILEQIADHESIALVGIQRRGADLACRLCALLSARTQRSIPCGELDINLYRDDWTSSTATPNINATRIDFSVEDKTIILIDDVLFTGRTIRCALEAILDFGRPEAVKLLVLVDRGHRELPIQADFIGKTVATERDQQVNVFLQERDGKDQVVLS is encoded by the coding sequence ATGCACCGCAGCAAGGAAATCATGGCCGCTCGCGATGTCGAGCGCACACTTGACCGTCTCGCCTGTCAGATTCTGGAACAGATCGCGGACCACGAGTCCATAGCCCTGGTCGGCATCCAGCGGCGCGGCGCGGACCTCGCATGCAGGCTTTGCGCCCTCCTGTCGGCGCGTACACAGCGGAGCATTCCCTGCGGGGAACTGGACATCAATCTGTACCGCGACGACTGGACCTCCTCCACGGCCACTCCGAACATCAACGCCACACGTATTGATTTTTCCGTGGAAGACAAGACCATCATCCTCATCGATGACGTGCTCTTCACCGGTCGGACCATCCGCTGCGCCCTTGAGGCCATCCTGGATTTTGGCAGGCCCGAGGCTGTGAAACTCCTTGTGCTGGTCGATCGCGGACACCGTGAACTGCCCATTCAGGCCGATTTTATCGGCAAGACCGTGGCTACGGAACGGGATCAGCAGGTCAATGTTTTTTTGCAGGAGCGCGACGGCAAGGACCAGGTTGTGCTGAGCTGA
- a CDS encoding 4-hydroxy-tetrahydrodipicolinate synthase, which translates to MQFKGAFTALVTPFSNGQLDEEAYRELIEWQIQSGINGVVPCGTTGESATMSHDEHKRVIRICVDQVKARVPVLAGAGSNNTAEAVELTRFAKEAGADGALLITPYYNKPTQEGLYQHFKRIADEVSMPFILYNVPGRTSVNLLPQTVARLNKDIPDVVGIKEATGDLSQISQVLEFCGPDFQVLSGDDFTVLPLLSVGGCGVISVVSNILPDKMSALCSAWFAADLPKAREMHFLLASFSRMMFIETNPIPVKTALSLMGRIKLDMRLPLTPMSPANAEALHGFLADKGLI; encoded by the coding sequence ATGCAATTCAAAGGAGCGTTTACAGCCCTGGTCACCCCGTTTTCAAACGGCCAGCTTGACGAGGAAGCCTATCGAGAGCTCATCGAATGGCAGATTCAAAGCGGGATCAACGGCGTAGTGCCCTGCGGCACCACCGGAGAGTCCGCCACCATGAGCCACGACGAACACAAGCGGGTGATCCGAATTTGCGTGGACCAGGTCAAGGCCCGGGTGCCGGTCCTGGCCGGTGCCGGATCGAACAACACTGCCGAGGCGGTGGAACTGACCCGCTTTGCCAAGGAGGCAGGAGCCGATGGCGCGCTTCTGATCACGCCCTACTACAACAAGCCGACCCAGGAAGGGCTCTACCAGCACTTCAAGCGCATCGCCGATGAAGTGTCCATGCCCTTCATCCTCTACAACGTTCCGGGCCGCACCAGCGTGAACCTGCTTCCGCAAACAGTGGCCAGGCTGAACAAAGACATCCCGGACGTGGTCGGCATCAAGGAAGCCACGGGCGATCTGAGTCAGATATCCCAGGTTCTCGAATTCTGCGGCCCCGACTTCCAGGTCCTCTCCGGCGATGATTTCACGGTGCTGCCCCTTTTGTCCGTGGGGGGCTGCGGAGTCATCTCGGTTGTCTCGAACATTCTGCCCGACAAGATGAGCGCGCTCTGCTCGGCCTGGTTTGCGGCCGATCTGCCCAAGGCGCGGGAAATGCACTTCCTGCTGGCGTCGTTCTCCCGCATGATGTTCATTGAAACCAACCCCATCCCGGTCAAGACGGCCCTCTCCCTCATGGGCCGCATCAAGCTTGATATGCGCCTGCCCCTGACACCCATGAGCCCTGCCAACGCAGAAGCACTGCACGGATTCCTGGCCGACAAGGGACTGATCTGA
- a CDS encoding peptide chain release factor 2 (programmed frameshift) codes for MLQYSELKARAAQLDERFTDFWRRLDLRKNKERLNEIEKQLSSPGAWDKPELLTPVLQEKTQLESRVDEWEALHQSRDNALEWLEMASTEQTEEMLHALEDALEEMSARLEAAQMRTLLSDPEDVSEAILEIHPGAGGTESQDWAEMLLRMYRRFAERVGFKVELLDLLPGDEAGIKSVTLHIHGPYAYGQLKGEKGTHRLIRISPFDSSGRRHTSFASVDVYPDAGQDIEIEIRDEDIRIDIFRSSGPGGQSVNTTDSAVRVTHIPTGLVAQCQNEKSQHKNKEAAMKVLKARLYELELQKIASERQAEYIAKGAIAFGSQIRTYTLQPYRLVKDHRTGTDTSNVDAVLDGNIDAFIHNYLLYLHGKS; via the exons ATGCTGCAATATTCAGAACTTAAAGCCCGAGCCGCGCAACTGGACGAACGCTTCACCGACTTCTGGAGGCGGCTT GACCTGCGCAAGAACAAGGAACGCCTGAACGAAATCGAAAAGCAGCTCTCCTCGCCCGGAGCCTGGGACAAGCCCGAGCTTTTGACCCCGGTGCTGCAGGAGAAGACCCAGCTTGAAAGCCGGGTGGACGAATGGGAAGCCCTCCATCAATCCCGGGACAACGCGCTGGAGTGGCTCGAAATGGCCTCCACGGAACAGACCGAAGAGATGCTGCATGCCCTGGAGGATGCCCTGGAGGAGATGAGCGCCAGGCTTGAGGCCGCCCAGATGCGAACCCTGCTGAGCGATCCAGAGGATGTGAGCGAGGCCATCCTCGAAATCCATCCCGGAGCAGGCGGAACCGAGTCCCAGGACTGGGCCGAGATGCTGCTGCGCATGTATCGCCGTTTCGCCGAGCGGGTAGGCTTCAAGGTCGAGCTTCTGGACCTGCTGCCCGGCGACGAGGCGGGCATCAAGAGCGTAACCCTGCACATCCACGGCCCCTACGCCTATGGCCAGCTCAAGGGCGAAAAAGGCACCCACCGCCTGATTCGCATCTCGCCCTTCGACTCCAGCGGGCGGCGGCACACCTCTTTTGCCTCCGTGGACGTGTATCCCGACGCAGGCCAGGATATTGAAATCGAGATTCGGGACGAGGACATCCGGATAGACATCTTCCGCTCCAGCGGACCGGGAGGCCAGTCCGTGAACACCACTGACTCGGCGGTGCGCGTTACGCACATCCCGACGGGCCTTGTGGCCCAGTGCCAAAACGAGAAGTCCCAGCACAAGAACAAGGAAGCGGCCATGAAGGTTTTGAAAGCCCGCCTCTACGAGCTTGAGCTGCAAAAAATAGCAAGCGAGCGGCAGGCAGAGTATATCGCCAAGGGAGCCATCGCGTTCGGCTCCCAGATCAGGACGTACACCCTGCAGCCCTATCGCCTGGTCAAGGACCACCGCACCGGCACGGACACCAGCAACGTGGACGCGGTCCTCGACGGCAACATTGACGCATTCATACACAACTACCTTTTATACCTGCATGGCAAATCATAA
- a CDS encoding GGDEF domain-containing protein, which yields MANHNLPPDEALLDELESLEKEVHLPPADSEVAALVRLIRSDPSWPERLRQKKLGQWLVLPLHGDKFPALVRLKEHIEHLTVLQGQDALTGLANRRGFDQAMSMEIERSSRFKTPLTLCIMDLDNFKAVNDIHGHPCGDEVIRAMASILLAEMRMIDTAARIGGEEFALLLPGTGQARALKLLERIQSVIKDTWITCGEARLTMTMSMGVASYRGKLTPDPVKLLAEADKALYRAKRAGKNRIETSPILDLVHAEEPSLVHQNEKRFLFSSFSDPSSGPE from the coding sequence ATGGCAAATCATAATCTCCCTCCGGACGAGGCGCTGCTGGATGAACTTGAATCCCTGGAAAAGGAGGTGCATTTGCCTCCGGCCGACTCAGAGGTGGCGGCCCTGGTCCGGCTGATCCGCTCCGACCCGTCCTGGCCTGAACGTTTGCGTCAGAAAAAACTTGGGCAATGGCTCGTCCTGCCCCTGCACGGCGACAAATTTCCGGCGCTGGTCCGGCTTAAGGAGCACATCGAACACCTGACCGTTCTGCAGGGCCAGGATGCGCTGACCGGCCTGGCCAATCGCCGTGGATTCGATCAGGCCATGTCCATGGAGATAGAGCGTTCCTCGCGCTTCAAGACCCCACTGACGCTATGCATCATGGATCTGGACAACTTCAAGGCCGTCAACGACATCCATGGACACCCCTGCGGAGACGAGGTCATCAGGGCCATGGCGTCGATCTTGCTTGCCGAAATGAGAATGATCGACACGGCGGCCCGCATCGGCGGCGAGGAGTTCGCCCTCTTGCTGCCCGGCACGGGACAGGCCAGGGCCCTGAAACTCCTGGAGCGCATCCAGTCGGTCATTAAAGACACCTGGATCACCTGCGGCGAGGCACGGCTCACCATGACCATGTCCATGGGGGTGGCCAGCTATCGGGGCAAACTCACGCCTGACCCGGTCAAACTTCTGGCCGAGGCGGACAAGGCCCTGTACCGCGCGAAGCGGGCCGGAAAAAACAGGATCGAGACCTCACCCATCCTGGACCTCGTCCACGCAGAAGAGCCGTCGCTGGTGCACCAGAACGAAAAACGCTTTCTTTTTTCCTCATTCTCCGACCCATCGTCAGGGCCGGAGTAG
- a CDS encoding diaminopimelate epimerase produces MSIFAGPTQFFYKMQGSGNDFIVIDNRAKTISPGLMPRWAKALCPHAFSIGADGIIFLELDDSGQAATRWHFFNADGSRAEMCGNGSRCATLLAHKLGMAPAEHLMLTDAGAVHAQVFPEAGEVEVQLTPARDMALNFTLELGGETFTAHFANTGVPHTVIITDDVKGLDVKSLGAKVRYHGHFAPAGTNANFIQILNRGELLLRTYERGVENETHACGTGAAASVAVAHALGLCDARASVTTSGSEVLGIGVQGSDIFLRGKALLVYKGEFCPAALGL; encoded by the coding sequence ATGTCCATTTTCGCCGGCCCGACCCAATTTTTTTACAAGATGCAAGGCAGCGGCAACGATTTCATCGTCATCGACAACCGCGCAAAGACCATATCCCCCGGGCTCATGCCCCGCTGGGCCAAGGCGCTGTGCCCGCACGCCTTCAGCATCGGCGCGGACGGCATCATATTTCTGGAACTCGACGACTCCGGACAGGCCGCTACGCGTTGGCACTTTTTCAATGCCGATGGCTCCCGCGCCGAGATGTGCGGCAACGGCTCGCGCTGTGCCACCCTGCTGGCCCACAAGCTAGGCATGGCCCCAGCCGAACACCTCATGCTCACTGACGCGGGCGCGGTGCACGCCCAGGTCTTCCCTGAAGCCGGCGAGGTGGAAGTGCAGCTGACCCCGGCGCGTGACATGGCCCTGAATTTTACCCTCGAACTGGGCGGCGAGACCTTTACGGCCCATTTCGCCAACACCGGCGTCCCGCATACGGTCATTATCACCGACGACGTCAAGGGCCTTGATGTAAAAAGCCTTGGAGCCAAGGTCCGCTATCACGGACACTTCGCCCCGGCCGGGACCAACGCCAACTTCATCCAGATCCTGAACCGCGGGGAGCTCCTGCTGCGCACCTACGAGCGAGGCGTGGAAAACGAGACCCATGCCTGCGGAACCGGCGCGGCCGCTTCCGTGGCCGTTGCCCACGCGCTGGGCCTTTGCGATGCCAGGGCAAGCGTAACCACCTCGGGCTCGGAAGTGCTCGGGATAGGAGTTCAAGGCTCGGACATTTTCCTGCGCGGCAAAGCACTGCTCGTCTACAAGGGCGAGTTCTGCCCCGCCGCCCTGGGCCTTTAA